A region from the Andrena cerasifolii isolate SP2316 chromosome 11, iyAndCera1_principal, whole genome shotgun sequence genome encodes:
- the Reg gene encoding proteasome regulator gamma isoform X3: MDCIMAGTTAQKAEQLLLKGFPEKIVKLNELLETPGFCNRKLSDVHQDLNVPIPDPIILNHSEDGPTTKKQKIDNSIDNTSGTKVMVLPHGPVPCNKPLCDLIHIVKPYIRQLLEDSNLLKMWISFLIPKIEDGNNFGVSIQEDTLAEIQSVESEAAAFFDQISRYFISRGKIVSKVAKYPHISDYRRAVQELDEKEYVSLWLVMCEVRNRYCSLHDLVIKNLEKIKKPRSSNTQSLY; the protein is encoded by the exons atggactgTATAATGGCGGGTACTACAGCACAGaag GCTGAGCAGCTGCTGTTGAAAGGATTTCCAGAGAAGATCGTGAAATTGAACGAACTGTTGGAGACACCTGGATTTTGTAATAGAAAATTGTCGGATGTTCATCAAGATTTAAACGTACCCATTCCAGATCCTATAATTCTTAATCATTCCGAAGATGGACCTACCACGAAGAAGCAAAAAATAGATAATAGCATAGATAATACTAGTGGAACTAAAGTGATGGTATTACCACATGGACCTGTACCTTGTAATAAGCCCTTGTGCGATCTTATTCATATAGTCAAACCTTATATTCGACAACTGTTGGAAGATTCTAACTTG TTGAAAATGTGGATTTCTTTCCTGATTCCAAAAATCGAAGATGGGAATAATTTTGGTGTGTCGATCCAGGAAGATACACTTGCTGAGATACAATCCGTTGAAAGCGAGGCTGCTGCATTTTTCGATCAAATATCGAG GTACTTTATCTCTAGAGGAAAGATTGTTAGTAAAGTTGCCAAGTACCCACACATTAGCGATTACAGAAGAGCGGTCCAAGAGTTGGACGAGAAAGAATATGTGAGTCTTTGGCTTGTTATGTGCGAGGTCCGTAATCGCTATTGTTCTCTGCACGATTTGGTAATCAAGAATTTGGAGAAGATAAAGAAACCACGCTCTTCCAATACGCAATCCTTGTATTAA
- the Reg gene encoding proteasome regulator gamma isoform X1, with product MDCIMAGTTAQKVQEYKDSLKTKAEQLLLKGFPEKIVKLNELLETPGFCNRKLSDVHQDLNVPIPDPIILNHSEDGPTTKKQKIDNSIDNTSGTKVMVLPHGPVPCNKPLCDLIHIVKPYIRQLLEDSNLLKMWISFLIPKIEDGNNFGVSIQEDTLAEIQSVESEAAAFFDQISRYFISRGKIVSKVAKYPHISDYRRAVQELDEKEYVSLWLVMCEVRNRYCSLHDLVIKNLEKIKKPRSSNTQSLY from the exons atggactgTATAATGGCGGGTACTACAGCACAGaag GTTCAGGAATATAAAGACTCTCTTAAAACTaag GCTGAGCAGCTGCTGTTGAAAGGATTTCCAGAGAAGATCGTGAAATTGAACGAACTGTTGGAGACACCTGGATTTTGTAATAGAAAATTGTCGGATGTTCATCAAGATTTAAACGTACCCATTCCAGATCCTATAATTCTTAATCATTCCGAAGATGGACCTACCACGAAGAAGCAAAAAATAGATAATAGCATAGATAATACTAGTGGAACTAAAGTGATGGTATTACCACATGGACCTGTACCTTGTAATAAGCCCTTGTGCGATCTTATTCATATAGTCAAACCTTATATTCGACAACTGTTGGAAGATTCTAACTTG TTGAAAATGTGGATTTCTTTCCTGATTCCAAAAATCGAAGATGGGAATAATTTTGGTGTGTCGATCCAGGAAGATACACTTGCTGAGATACAATCCGTTGAAAGCGAGGCTGCTGCATTTTTCGATCAAATATCGAG GTACTTTATCTCTAGAGGAAAGATTGTTAGTAAAGTTGCCAAGTACCCACACATTAGCGATTACAGAAGAGCGGTCCAAGAGTTGGACGAGAAAGAATATGTGAGTCTTTGGCTTGTTATGTGCGAGGTCCGTAATCGCTATTGTTCTCTGCACGATTTGGTAATCAAGAATTTGGAGAAGATAAAGAAACCACGCTCTTCCAATACGCAATCCTTGTATTAA
- the Reg gene encoding proteasome regulator gamma isoform X2: MYLHLKCVQEYKDSLKTKAEQLLLKGFPEKIVKLNELLETPGFCNRKLSDVHQDLNVPIPDPIILNHSEDGPTTKKQKIDNSIDNTSGTKVMVLPHGPVPCNKPLCDLIHIVKPYIRQLLEDSNLLKMWISFLIPKIEDGNNFGVSIQEDTLAEIQSVESEAAAFFDQISRYFISRGKIVSKVAKYPHISDYRRAVQELDEKEYVSLWLVMCEVRNRYCSLHDLVIKNLEKIKKPRSSNTQSLY, translated from the exons atgtatCTGCATCTAAAATGT GTTCAGGAATATAAAGACTCTCTTAAAACTaag GCTGAGCAGCTGCTGTTGAAAGGATTTCCAGAGAAGATCGTGAAATTGAACGAACTGTTGGAGACACCTGGATTTTGTAATAGAAAATTGTCGGATGTTCATCAAGATTTAAACGTACCCATTCCAGATCCTATAATTCTTAATCATTCCGAAGATGGACCTACCACGAAGAAGCAAAAAATAGATAATAGCATAGATAATACTAGTGGAACTAAAGTGATGGTATTACCACATGGACCTGTACCTTGTAATAAGCCCTTGTGCGATCTTATTCATATAGTCAAACCTTATATTCGACAACTGTTGGAAGATTCTAACTTG TTGAAAATGTGGATTTCTTTCCTGATTCCAAAAATCGAAGATGGGAATAATTTTGGTGTGTCGATCCAGGAAGATACACTTGCTGAGATACAATCCGTTGAAAGCGAGGCTGCTGCATTTTTCGATCAAATATCGAG GTACTTTATCTCTAGAGGAAAGATTGTTAGTAAAGTTGCCAAGTACCCACACATTAGCGATTACAGAAGAGCGGTCCAAGAGTTGGACGAGAAAGAATATGTGAGTCTTTGGCTTGTTATGTGCGAGGTCCGTAATCGCTATTGTTCTCTGCACGATTTGGTAATCAAGAATTTGGAGAAGATAAAGAAACCACGCTCTTCCAATACGCAATCCTTGTATTAA
- the Rpn6 gene encoding regulatory particle non-ATPase 6 produces MAGAMLFERAQAVSMTNRSEGISLLNEIVSDPTIGVTEDDEDNIRVKEQGILHLGELYKKEGKAKELAELIKATRPFLSLISKAKAAKLVRSLVDFFLDLEAGIGIEVQLCKECIEWAKEERRTFLRQSLEARLIALYFDTGMYSEALQLGSALLKELKKLDDKQLLVEVQLLESKTYHALSNLAKARAALTSARTTANAIYCPPKMQAALDLQSGILHAADERDFKTAYSYFYEAFEGYDSVESPKALTALKYMLLSKIMLRTPDDVQSIMSGKLPVKYAGRDLDAMRAVAEASHQRSLADFQAAVKKYREELEDDVIVRAHLGSLYDAMLEQNLCRLVEPYSRVQVSHIATCISLPLAQVEKKLSQMILDKKLKGVLDQGEGVLIVFEDTPRDKTYELALDTIHSMGKVVDTLYQKAKKLT; encoded by the exons ATGGCCGGTGCGATGTTGTTCGAGCGGGCCCAAGCAGTTTCGATGACGAATCGTAGCGAGGGTATTTCGCTGTTAAACGAAATTGTATCCGATCCAACAATCGGTGTTACCGAAGATGACGAAGATAATATTCGAGTGAAGGAGCAAGGTATTCTACACCTTGGTGAGCTCTATAAGAAAGAAGGCAAAGCAAAAGAATTGGCTGAACTGATAAAAGCTACCAGACCATTTCTTAGTTTAATTAGCAAAGCTAAAGCTGCGAAGCTCGTACGATCGTTGGTGGACTTTTTTTTGGATCTAGAAGCCGGTATTGGCATCGAG GTCCAGTTGTGTAAAGAGTGTATAGAATGGGCAAAAGAGGAACGTAGGACATTTTTAAGACAATCGCTGGAAGCACGTTTGATAGCATTGTATTTTGATACTGGTATGTACAGCGAAGCGCTACAGTTAGGTTCGGCTTTACTCAAGGAACTTAAGAAGTTGGATGACAAACAACTATTAGTGGAAGTCCAATTGTTGGAGAGCAAAACTTATCATGCGCTGAGTAATTTAGCAAAAGCGAGAGCAGCTCTTACCAGTGCTAGAACAACAGCTAATGCAATTTATTGTCCACCAAAAATGCAGGCTGCATTAGATTTACAATCTGGGATCTTACACGCAGCGGATGAACGAGATTTTAAAACAGCTTATTCTTATTTCTACGAGGCATTCGAGGG GTACGACAGCGTCGAAAGCCCGAAAGCTTTAACGGCTTTGAAGTACATGTTATTGTCGAAAATCATGTTACGAACACCGGATGACGTTCAGTCCATCATGTCCGGTAAATTGCCCGTAAAATATGCTGGCCGAGATTTGGATGCAATGCGGGCCGTCGCCGAAGCTAGTCATCAGCGTTCACTAGCAGATTTTCAGGCTGCTGTTAAGAAGTATCGAGAGGAACTCGAGGACGATGTAATTGTACGCGCTCATCTCGGTTCTCTTTACGACGCGATGCTTGAGCAAAACTTGTGTCGCTTGGTCGAACCGTATTCGCGTGTACAG GTAAGCCATATTGCGACTTGCATATCGTTACCACTAGCGCAAGTTGAGAAGAAGCTCTCGCAGATGATATTGGATAAAAAATTGAAGGGTGTTCTCGATCAGGGTGAAGGTGTTCTAATCGTTTTCGAAGACACTCCCCGCGACAAGACTTACGAACTTGCACTGGATACGATACACAGCATGGGCAAGGTCGTCGACACGCTTTATCAAAAAGCGAAAAAACTCACTTAG
- the LOC143374810 gene encoding transmembrane protein 17B, with protein sequence MQPASLLKHSTEQCTYYRKKTRPNLPFQMALYIDLWIFPVWLLITITNLEAKYESLTSVSKVVTLTAVLVLLVFESLKLYLGYLGNLGGKIAYRFQN encoded by the exons atgCAGCCAGCGTCCTTACTCAAACATTCTACGGAGCAATGTACCTACTATC GAAAGAAAACGAGACCGAACTTGCCATTTCAAATGGCTCTATACATCGATCTTTGGATTTTTCCAGTATGGTTGTTGATCACCATTACAAATTTGGAGGCCAAA TACGAAAGCTTGACGAGTGTTTCAAAAGTGGTTACACTAACAGCAGTCCTGGTACTTTTAGTGTTTGAAAGTTTAAAGTTATATTTGGGATATCTTGGAAATCTTGGTGGAAAG ATTGCTTACAGATTCCAGAATTAG
- the LOC143374809 gene encoding pleckstrin homology domain-containing family A member 8 encodes MLRLAPSKKESKDMPQSEIKPLFPGIVQGKINTVEFLAAARGIVRIVDKLGKVFAPIKYDIQGNIDKLTATHETNKEENVTLQDMILIEKATKTNLIATDALLWLTRALNMILLFFEKIVQDTKTGTPTEDLVAFLKKSYKEALEPYHAWMAQQLFDLLSRMMPTRSQFLQALTSQQADQNEIFTHNMEIYLTNLRQNVSVLQLFYKTHRLQSTP; translated from the exons ATGTTGCGGCTCGCTCCCAGTAAAAAAGAGAGCAAAGATATGCCACAAAGTGAGATTAAACCTCTGTTCCCAGGAATCGTGCAAGGCAAGATAAACACAGTAGAATTCCTAGCTGCAGCTCGTGGCATTGTGAGAATCGTAG ATAAACTCGGCAAAGTTTTCGCTCCTATCAAATATGACATTCAAGGCAATATCGAC AAACTCACAGCCACGcacgaaacgaacaaagaagagaATGTAACGCTACAAGACatgattttaattgaaaaagctACCAAAACCAATTTAATCGCTACAGATGCTTTGTTGTGGTTAACTAG AGCTTTAAACatgattttacttttttttgaaaaaattgtgcAAGACACCAAAACGGGTACGCCGACTGAGGATTTAgtggcatttttaaaaaagtcttaCAAAGAGGCCTTGGAACCGTATCACGCATGGATGGCACAACAGCTTTTCGAT CTCCTCTCTCGTATGATGCCCACACGCTCGCAATTTTTACAAGCACTAACCAGCCAGCAAGCTgatcaaaatgaaatttttacgcACAACATGGAAATCTACCTGACAAATTTGCGGCAAAACGTTTCGGTGctacaattattttataaaactcATCGTCTTCAGAGTACACCATAG
- the LOC143374805 gene encoding uncharacterized protein LOC143374805, whose amino-acid sequence MRRCSDAIVPQPAVHRRLGATVSLPACTEPAEASFSSFLPSLLLNVYIRHASCKMVLADTHLPNVGRQQEQPQPEQRRQQRCKYEGDREFSQDGERDNRRWKSARNGNPEEISVTNLVDGESLCYSLALIRGQAPTACKFVTVRNQRNHSSEWPIVAGEFRAVVELARGPNKLEVEAAGRRKKLLVIHEPRMTRLRVTPVYVICAGHDGYFQGPQEEDRSPESAATRIGLGARLLQALTAEKLKEAGHGRKTFQLERDLDGPECLVMHSMLDLDRARAMNQRELWELIARELMTGPLASKDRKYLAFLSCTRYQGAPNPRTHEDTLARTQGHAALGGGGLALFGSACLHTWPTGMAQILPRLLDVTLVDTQHLMDDSNYRGTHAGCLATTLGSVLHELGHTFDLGHTREGIMGRGFDYVDRVFVAARAAGIDCNRNPVLRRDPQHTTVALTRPLSVTVTVQEPFALLTSPRRSRLLSETSRPSPSQSPPRILGRLSAPASPELNRSFSKTILQAGSTQSEQQIALTNALADRTFWTPSCAAFLAYHRWFNTEIDNISSRHSHDIQYDGKRNVVRSRFGIRVIELRETSGGMVVGSRQFPGSRPPLEALVPSPPPHSLTALTLVAEDSAGNLLKYPLPTAF is encoded by the exons ATGCGTCGCTGCAGCGACGCCATAGTACCGCAACCCGCCGTCCACCGTCGTCTCGGCGCCACAGTCTCTCTTCCCGCATGTACGGAACCGGCTGAAGCATCGTTTAGCTCTTTCCTTCCTTCTCTTCTACTTAACGTGTACATTCGGCACGCTTCCTGTAAAATG GTACTCGCAGATACACATTTACCAAATGTTGGTCGGCAGCAGGAGCAACCGCAGCCAGAACAGCGCCGTCAACAGAGATGTAAATACGAAGGTGACAGAGAATTCTCACAGGACGGAGAGCGAGATAATCGGAGATGGAAATCGGCGAGGAATGGGAATCCAGAAGAGATATCGGTGACAAATTTAGTGGACGGAGAAAGCTTGTGCTACAGTTTAGCATTGATACGGGGCCAAGCGCCAACAGCGTGCAAGTTCGTGACGGTGCGGAACCAGAGGAACCATAGTTCCGAATGGCCGATCGTGGCAGGTGAGTTTCGCGCGGTAGTGGAACTAGCGCGTGGCCCAAACAAATTAGAAGTGGAAGCAGCTGGGCGAAGGAAGAAACTGCTCGTGATCCACGAGCCACGGATGACGAGATTGCGCGTAACCCCGGTCTACGTGATTTGCGCCGGCCACGACGGATACTTCCAAGGGCCGCAAGAAGAGGATCGGTCGCCGGAGAGCGCCGCGACCAGAATTGGTCTCGGTGCCCGACTCCTTCAAGCCCTCACGGCAGAGAAACTGAAGGAAGCCGGTCACGGAAGGAAGACGTTCCAGCTGGAGCGAGACTTGGACGGGCCGGAGTGCTTGGTGATGCACAGTATGCTCGATCTTGACAGAGCACGAGCGATGAACCAACGAGAACTTTGGGAGCTGATCGCGCGAGAACTGATGACCGGCCCTTTGGCTTCGAAAGATCGCAAGTACCTTGCATTTCTCTCTTGCACCAGGTATCAAGGCGCGCCGAATCCGCGTACTCACGAGGATACCCTCGCAAGGACTCAAGGCCACGCCGCCCTCGGCGGTGGTGGATTGGCCTTGTTCGGCTCGGCCTGCCTTCACACATGGCCCACCGGTATGGCTCAGATATTGCCGAGATTGCTGGACGTGACGCTCGTCGATACCCAACACCTGATGGATGATAGCAACTATCGCGGCACCCACGCTGGCTGCCTGGCCACCACTCTCGGCTCGGTCCTCCACGAGCTGGGTCACACCTTCGATCTTGGCCATACTCGCGAAGGCATAATGGGCCGCGGATTCGACTACGTCGACCGTGTGTTTGTCGCCGCGCGCGCCGCCGGGATCGACTGTAACCGTAATCCCGTTCTGCGACGAGATCCGCAGCACACAACGGTCGCGTTGACCAGGCCGCTCAGCGTAACGGTCACGGTACAAGAACCGTTCGCCCTCTTAACCAGCCCTCGCAGAAGTCGTCTGCTTTCCGAAACCTCGCGGCCCTCGCCTTCGCAGAGTCCACCCCGGATACTCGGCAGGCTATCCGCCCCCGCCAGTCCCGAACTCAACAGATCcttctccaaaactattttacAGGCCGGCTCCACGCAATCCGAGCAACAAATCGCTCTCACCAACGCGCTCGCCGATCGCACATTCTGGACACCCTCCTGCGCGGCGTTCCTCGCCTACCATCGCTGGTTCAACACCGAGATCGATAACATCTCCAGTCGGCACTCTCATGACATCCAATACGATGGAAAAAG GAATGTTGTAAGATCACGATTCGGAATACGAGTGATTGAACTCAGGGAAACATCGGGTGGGATGGTAGTCGGTTCACGGCAATTCCCCGGCTCTCGACCACCTTTGGAGGCCCTAGTTCCATCACCTCCGCCCCATTCTCTGACCGCCTTGACTCTCGTCGCTGAAGATTCCGCTGGCAATCTACTCAAATATCCTCTGCCAACAGCATTCTGA